The proteins below come from a single Candidatus Kirkpatrickella diaphorinae genomic window:
- a CDS encoding aspartate carbamoyltransferase catalytic subunit, which yields MAELSSRLHLLGIEGMSRKDILPYLDLAENYVLLSRSRSSPREALRGRTVVNLFFEDSTRTRTSFELAGKRLGADVINMTVATSSVNKGETLLDTAATLNAMRCDLLVVRHGQSGAPALLAQKVDAHVVNAGDGMHEHPTQALLDALTIKRHLNRLNGLTVAICGDVGHSRVARSNIHLLTAMGSQIRLVGPPTLVPSVMEELGNVMVIHDMDEGVRGADIVMMLRMQKERMESGLVPSMREYFRFYGLDRRRLRLAKENALVMHPGPMNRGVEIASDVADSAQSVIQEQVEMGVAIRMAVLDHLARSEHTP from the coding sequence ATGGCTGAGCTTTCCTCACGGCTTCATCTTCTAGGGATTGAAGGCATGTCCAGAAAGGACATCCTTCCCTATCTCGACCTTGCTGAAAATTATGTTCTGCTCAGCAGGTCGCGTTCATCCCCGCGTGAAGCTTTGAGGGGGCGCACGGTTGTCAATCTGTTCTTTGAGGACAGCACCCGCACCCGCACCAGTTTTGAGTTGGCAGGCAAGCGTCTGGGGGCCGATGTCATTAATATGACGGTCGCCACATCCTCCGTTAATAAAGGTGAGACGCTTCTCGACACAGCCGCGACGCTGAATGCCATGCGTTGTGACCTGCTGGTTGTCCGTCACGGCCAGTCCGGCGCGCCCGCTTTACTGGCCCAGAAAGTCGATGCACATGTCGTCAATGCCGGGGACGGCATGCATGAGCACCCGACCCAGGCGCTGCTTGATGCGCTGACGATCAAACGGCACCTCAATAGGCTCAACGGCCTGACGGTCGCGATCTGCGGCGATGTCGGCCATAGCCGCGTGGCGCGCTCCAACATTCATCTTCTAACCGCTATGGGCAGCCAGATCCGCCTCGTTGGCCCACCAACCCTGGTCCCCTCGGTCATGGAAGAATTGGGCAATGTCATGGTCATTCATGATATGGATGAAGGCGTCCGGGGCGCCGACATCGTCATGATGCTGCGGATGCAGAAAGAGCGCATGGAATCCGGGCTTGTGCCCAGTATGCGTGAATATTTCCGCTTTTACGGGCTGGACCGTCGGCGCCTGCGTCTCGCGAAGGAAAATGCCCTCGTCATGCATCCCGGCCCGATGAATCGGGGTGTTGAAATCGCCTCAGACGTCGCGGACTCCGCGCAAAGCGTCATTCAGGAGCAGGTTGAAATGGGTGTCGCCATTCGTATGGCGGTGCTTGATCACCTCGCACGTTCGGAGCATACGCCGTGA